The Deltaproteobacteria bacterium nucleotide sequence ATGGCCACGTACCCCGCCTCGTAGAGCTTCCGTTGCCACGCCTTCCCCCGCGCGATGCGCCGCGGGTCCTGGAAATCCATCGGCCGCTCGTCCGGCTCGCGCTTCGGCATGTTGCGCTTGAGCCAGGCGCGCACCTCGTGCTGGAAGGCGCGCTCCTCGGGCGTATAGCTCAGGTCCATGGTCGGCTCGCTACCACGGGCGTCGCGTGGTGGCCAGCGGAAGCGGGTGCGTCAGCGCCGCGGGCGGCGCCGCCGGTCCACCGGCCGGCGCATGGCGACGGCGCCCTGGCCGTTCGGATAGAAGCCCTCACGGCTGGCCTCGGCGAGGAACCCCTCGGCGGCGAACAGCCGCTGTGCCACGCGGTTCGTCTCGGCGGTGTGCAGGCGGATGCCGCGCACCCGCCAGCGCTCGGCGATCGCGATCGCCTCGCGCACGAGCGCCCGCCCGATCCCGCGCCGCCGAGCATTCATGGCCACCGCGAGCGCCAGGAGCTCGGCGTCCGCCCGGCCCAGGTACAGGCCCGGCCGCATGCCGACCATCGCGAACCCCGCCGGGGCGCCCTCCTTCTCCGCCACGACGGTCGCGACGCCACGCGTCCCGAGCCAGTGCGGCAGCACGCGGTCATACTCCCCGTACGCGCTGAACGCCGTCCGCGCGAGATCCGCCACGAACTCGGCGTCCCCGGGGCCACCTGCTCGCAGCACGGCCGTCTCCTTCGCGGCGGACTCCACGCGCTGACTATGAGCACACTGCGCCGCGAGTCAATCCGATTCCGGGGGCCCGTGCGGTCCTCGCGCGGCTGCGCCGCGCTGCGGTCCTCCGATGCCCCCGGACCCCGTCGCTCGGGCGCGGCAAAGCCGCGCCCGGCTCCGCGCGCTCCCGCTGCCTCGCGCGGCTGCGCCGCGCTGCGGTCCTCCGATGCCCCCGGACCCCGTCGCTCGGGCGCGGCAAAGCCGCGCCCGGCTCCGCGCGCTCCCGCTGCCTCGCGCGGCTGCGCCGCGCTGCGGTCCCGAGGCCCCGCTGCAGTCAATGCAGAGATAGTGGGTCAGCCACTCGACGAGGGCCCACCGGTCAAACCTGACCCATCATCCCTTTCCAGGGTTGTCGCGACTACCGGCGGCGGAAGTCGAACGACCGGGTGTCCGAGCCGCCTGCAGGACGCCGAGCAGGCCGCGGAGGCATTGGCACAGCCCTGCCGCGGGCGCAGCCCATCCCGGCCCGGAACCGCCCCGCCCCGCGCCCTGGAAGCCACATTGCGGCTTCGAGGCGGCGAGCGCGGGGGGCTGCGGCGACGGCGGGCGCGAGCGGCGAGGAGATTCAAGCCGCCCTTGCCGACGGCTCGCCGGCCTGGTCGCAGCTCAGCGCCGAGCGCGGCGGCATCGACGGCATCCGGCACGCCCGCCGCACCGCGCTCGGCGCGCAGGGACTCGACCGGCTCGACGCGGCCCGCACGGCGTCACAAGCGTAGAACGCGCGCTACCGCCAACCGGACAGAGGGCGTCGAACTACAGCTTCTCCTTCTGGATGAAGATGCCCTTATCTACCCGCGCGAAGAAGTCTCGATAGAACGCCGGGTCGTCCACTGGCGCCGTTCGCTCCGTGTTGTCCGGCCAAGTCTTGATGGTCTCCTGGACGTTCACCCGGACCTTCGTCTGCTGACCAAATGGGCTGACGTTCACAATGTTCGGTGAGCCGAGGGCTTCCGCGACGTCCGCTTGGGAGAGGCCGCGACGGATCTCCTTCTGGACGACTCCCAGGGTCATCTGGCGGTCCCGCTCGGAGTGAAGTTCGCGGGAGTGGTACGAGGCACTGCATCCCGCCACGACGAGGAGGATGGAGCATACCAATCTAACGGCTATTCGTACGATTTTCGGCACGGTTCATCCTCTTCCCTCGCCGCTTGACCTGCGGACGGCCTGTGTAACACGGGGAGGCGGCGACGGGCCAAGGCGCACCGCCACTTTCCCGACCCGCACACTGGGTATGGACTCACCGCCCGTGTTGCAGGCATCGCGCCGCAGCGCGGCTCCGCCGCGCGAGGCGCCCGCACCGCCTAGACGTGCGGAGGCCGGCGCCGCAGGCGCCACGCCGGCCGACGGGGTCCGGGGGCATCGGAGCAGCGCAGCGCGCGAGCAGCGCCCCGGCCGGCATCGGGCCGCAGCGCGGCTCCGCCGCGCGAGGCGCCCGCACCGCCTAGACGTGCGGAGGCCGGCGCCGCAGGCGCCACGCCGGCCGACGGGGTCCGGGGGCATCGGAGCAGCGCAGCGCGCGCAGCGCGCGAGCAGCGCACGGGCCCCCGGAGTCAATTGACACGGTGGATCACGCCCTCTTATAGTGAAATCCCGTAGCCGGTCCCGGTGGTCCGATCGAGTGCCGCATCGCTTCACGTCGCGGCCAGCTTCGTACGCCGGCCTCGGCTGCGGTTTTTCATTTTATGGACGCGCGCGCCGTGGCCGTCATCCCAGCCCGCTATCAGTCGAGCCGCCTGCCGGGAAAGGCGCTGGCGCTGATCGGCGGGCGGCCCATGATCTGCCACGTCGCCGAGCGCACGCGGCGCGCGCGCGGCCTCGGGCGGGTCATCGTCGCGACGGACGACCCCCGCATCCGCGACGCCGTGCTGCCGACCGGGGTGGAGGTGGCGATGACGCGGCCCGACCACCCGACGGGGACCGACCGGCTCGCCGAGGTCGCCGCGCGTCTGGAGGCCGACGTCGTGCTGAACGTGCAGGGCGACCTGCCCTTCGTCGAGCCGGCCATGGTGGAGCGCCTGGTCGCCCGCCTCGCCACGGATGCCGCCCTCCCCATGGTGACGCTCGCCATGCCGATCCGCGACGAGGCCGAGTGGCGGTCGCCGCACGTGGTGAAGGTGGTCGCGGACGTCGACGGCCGGGCGCTCTACTTCTCCCGGAGCCCGATCCCGCACGATCGCGACGGCGCGCGGTCCGCGGGGGAGCCGTTCGGGCTCAGGCACGTCGGCATGTACGCCTTCCGGCGCGACGTGCTCCTCCGCCTGGCGGCGCTGCGGCCCTCGCCGCTCGAGCGCCGGGAGCAGCTCGAGCAGCTCCGTGCGCTCGAGCACGGGGTTGCGATCGGGCTGGTCGAGTGGCAGCAAGCGGAGCCGCTCATCGAGGTCGACACCCAGGCGGACCTCGAGCGGGCGCGAGCCATGGTGGACGGGGGCGGACGATGACGAAACAGAACGGCTCGAAGACCAAGTTCATCTTCGTCACCGGCGGCGTCGTGTCCTCGCTCGGCAAGGGCGTGGCCTCGGCGTCGATGGGGGCGCTCCTCGAGGCGCGCGGCCTCAAGGTGACGCTCGTCAAGATGGACCCGTACATCAACGTCGACCCCGGGACGATGAGCCCCTTCCAGCACGGCGAGGTGTTCGTCACCGACGACGGCGCCGAGACCGACCTCGATCTCGGCCACTACGAGCGCTACGTCTCGACCCGGATGGGCCGGCGCAACAACCTCACCACCGGCCAGGTCTACGACACCGTGATCTCGAAGGAGCGACGCGGCGACTACCTGGGCGGCACGGTGCAGGTGATCCCGCACATCACCGACGAGATCAAGCGCCGCCTCCGCGAGGCGGCCGAGGGCGCCAACGTCTGCATCTGCGAGGTGGGCGGGACCGTGGGCGACATCGAGAGCCTGCCCTTCATCGAGGCCATCCGCCAGTTCGGCTGGGAGGTCGGCCGCCAGAACGCGCTCTACGTGCACCTGACGCTCGTGCCCTTCATCTCGACCGCCGGCGAGCTCAAGACCAAGCCCACGCAGCACAGCGTGAAGGAGCTCACCGGGCTCGGCATCCAGCCCGACCTCCTCCTCTGCCGCGCCGCGCAGCCGCTCGAGAAGAAGGTGAAGGCCAAGATCGCGCTCTTCTGCAACGTGGACGAGTCGAGCGTCATCAGCGCGCCGGACGCGCCGACCATCTACGAGCTGCCGCTCCTCTTCCACGCCGACGGCCTCGACGAGCGCATCGTCGAGAAGCTCAACATCTTCACCGGCTCGCCCAACCTGGCCCGCTGGCGGCGCATCGTGGCGGCCATCAAGAACCCGAAGGACACGGTGCGCATCGCGATGGTCGGCAAGTACGTCGACCTGACCGACTCCTACAAGAGCCTCAACGAGGCGCTCGCGCACGGCGGCATCGCCAACGAGTGCCGGGTGGAGGTCACCTACGTCGACTCGGAGAAGATCGAGCAGGACGGGCTCCCGGAGAGCGTGCGGGACGCCGACGCGATCCTCGTGCCGATGGGTTTCGGCCCACGGGGCACCGAGGGCAAGATCACGGCGGTCCGTTGGGCGCGCGAGCAGAAGATCCCCTTCCTCGGCATCTGCTTCGGGATGCAGATGGCGGTCATCGAGTTCGCGCGCCACGTGTGCGGCCTCGAGCGCGCCAACTCGACCGAGGTGGACCCGACCACGCCGCACCCGGTGATCGACCTCATGACGACGCAGCGCGGCCTCACCCAGAAGGGCGGCACGATGCGGCTCGGCGCCTATCCGTGCGACCTGCTCGAGGGCTCGCTCGCGCGCAAGGTCTACAACCGCAGGAAGGTCTCCGAGCGCCACCGCCACCGCTACGAGTTCAACAACGCCTGTCGGGAGCGGCTCGAGGCGGGCGGGCTCGTGCTCTCGGGCCTCTCGCCCGACGGCGGGCTGGTCGAGATGATCGAGCTCCGCGACCACCCCTGGTTCATCGGGAGCCAGTTCCATCCCGAGCTGAAGTCGCGGCCCATGGACTGCCATCCGCTCTTCAAGGGGTTCATCCGCGCCGCGCTCCAGCACCGCGCGCAGCGCCGCGAGGCGCCGCTCCTCGGCGGCCTCAAGGTGGTGAAGCGCTAGTGGCGACACGGCGGGTCCGCGCCGGCACGGTCGAGATCGGGGGCGGGGCGCCGCTCGCGCTGATCGCCGGTCCCTGCGTCATCGAGTCGCGCGAGGCGGCGCTGCGCCACGCCGAGCGTCTCGCCGACGTCGCCGCCCGCGCCGGCCTGCCCCTCGTCTACAAGTCGTCCTTCGACAAGGCCAACCGGACCTCGCTCGCGTCGTTCCGCGGCGTCGGCCTCGACGAGGGCCTCGCCATCCTCGCCGAGGTGCGGCGGACGACCGGCCTCCCGGTCCTGACCGACGTGCACGAGGAGGCGCAGATCACCGCCGTCGCGGCGGTGGTCGACGTGCTCCAGACGCCCGCTTTCCTCTGCCGGCAGACCGACTTCATCGTCGCCGTCGCGGCCGCGGGCCGGCCGGTCAACCTGAAGAAGGGCCAGTTCCTCTCGCCCTGGGAGATGGAGCAGGTCGTCGCCAAGGCCCGCTCGACGGGCAACCACGACCTGCTCGTATGCGAGCGCGGCTTCACCTTCGGCTACAACAACCTGGTGGCCGACTTCCGCGCGCTCCCCGTGCTCGCCGAGACCGGCTGCCCGGTGGTGTTCGACGCCACCCACAGCGTGCAGCAGCCGGGCGGGCTGGGCACGGCGTCGGGCGGCGACCGGCGCTTCGTCGCGCCGCTGGCGCGCGCGGCGGTCGCAGCCGGCGTCGACGCGGTCTTCATGGAGGTCCACGAGGACCCCGGCCGCGCGCTCTCCGACGGCGCCACGAGCGTGGCGCTCGCCCAGCTGCCGGCGCTGCTCGCCGAGCTCGCGGCCATCGACCGCGCCGTGCGGGCGGTACGAGCACGACATCAATGACCGGCGAGCGGCTCGACCGCGCGCGGCGCGTCCTCGACGTCGAGGCGCACGCGCTCACCGCCGTCCGGGACCGCCTCGACGCGCGCTTCACGCGCGCGCTCGACCTCCTCCTCGCGTGCCGCGGCAAGGTGATCGTCACGGGCGTCGGCAAGTCGGGCATCGTCTGCCGCAAGATCGCCGCGACGCTCGCCTCGACCGGCACGCCCGCCTTCTTCCTGCACGCCGGTGAGGGCGGCCACGGCGACGTCGGCACGCTCGTCCGGGGCGACGTCCTCCTCGCGGTCTCGAACAGCGGGGAGAGCGAGGAGGTGCTGCGGCTGCTTCCCGTCGCTCGCCGCTTCGGCATCCCGCTGGTGGCGATCTCGGGCGACCCCGACTCCACGCTCGCGCGTCAGGCCGACGTGGCGCTCGACGTGAGCGTCCCGGTGGAGGCCTGCCCGCTCGGGCTCGCGCCCACCGCCAGCACGACCGCGGCCATGGCGCTCGGCGACGCGCTGGCGCTTGCCCTCCTCGAGGAGCGCGGCTTCTCGGCCGAGGACTTCGCTCTGCTGCATCCGGGCGGCGCGCTCGGGCGGCGTCTCACGCGCGTCGAGGACCTGATGCACCGGGGCGACGCCGTGCCGCTCGTCGCCGAGGACACGGCCTTCAAGGAGACGCTCGTCGAGATCACCTCGAAGCGCCTCGGCGTGACCGGCGTGCTCGGCGCCGCGGGCGAGCTCTGCGGCGTCATCACCGACGGTGACCTGCGCCGGGCCCTCGAGCGCACGGATGACCCACGCGGCTTGAGAGCCCGCGACCTCATGACGGCATCTCCCAAAACGATCGCTGGCACGGCGCTCGCGGCCGAGGCCGTGGCCATCATGGAGCGGCTCGCGATCACCTCGCTCTTCATCCTCGCCGACGGCTCGCGGCGGCCCGCGGGCGTGATCCACCTGCACGACCTGCTGCGCGCCGGCATCGTCTGAATGGCCCGCCGCTCGCTCTGGCGCCGGCTGCGTCGCGCGACGCGGGGCCCGCGCAATGCGCTGCTCGCGCGCGCGATTCACGTGGGCGGTCGCGTGATCGGCGGCCTGCCGACCTTCCTGGGGCTGGGCATCGGCCGCGCGCTCGGCAGCGCGGCGTACCTCGTCCTGGCCGGGCCGCGGCGGCTCGCGCTCGAGCACCTCGGCATCGCGTTCCCCGACCTGGACGCCGGCGGGCGCCGGCGACTCGCCCGGTCGACGTTCCGCCACGCCGGCGAATCCTTCGCCGAGCTCGCCCTGTGGCCACGGCTCGCCGAGCGGCCCGAATACGTGGTGGTCGAAGGCGCGGCCACGCTGGACGCCGCCCTCGGTGCGGGGAAGGGCTGCATCGCCGTGGCCGGCCACGTCGGCAACTGGGAGGTCCTCGCGGCGGCGATCGCGCATCGCGGCTATCCCCTCACGGTGGTTGCCAGGCGCGTGCACGAGGAGCGCTTCCATCATCTGATCGCTCGCTTCCGGATCGGCGCGGGCATCGAGACCCTCCTCCGCGAGGATCCGCGCTTCTGGCACGCGCTCCGCGACGCGCTTCGGCGCGGGCGCATCGTGGCGCTGCTCATCGATCAGGACACGCGCGGCGCGGGCGTCTTCGTGCCGTTCTTCGGGCGGCCCGCGCACACGCCTCCCGGGGCGGCACTCCTCGCGCTGCGTGCCCGCGCGCCCGTGATCACGGCCTTCATCCAGCGGCGGCCGGGAGGCGGACACCTGGTCCGCATGGCGGCAGTGCCGCTCGGGGAGGGGAACGGGCGCGGGCGCGTGACGGAGCTCACCGCATGCTTCACGGCGGCCATCGAGGCGCAGATCCGGCGCGCACCGGCGGAGTGGGTGTGGTGGCACGAGCGGTGGCGCCAGCAGCCGGCGTGAGCGTCGCGCGGCGCGGCACCGCGTCGGACTTTTACCTTTACAGTGCCGCAGACCCGTGCTAGCAATTCGTGCGACCGCGAACCGAACGGGAGCGCATGCGAAGGACACGGCTACGCGCCGGGCTGCTCGTCGTCGTAGCCGCCGCCCTCGCCGGGATCGGCTACGAGGTCTCGCGCACCGTCGGTGCGCACCGCGCGCGCACCCTCGCGGATCTCGGGAGCGACTTCCTCCCCACGGTCGCGCAGCACATCCGCAGCTTTCGCCGGATCAAGGTGGAGAAGGGGAGAACGTTGTGGGAGATCACGGCTCGGGACGCCCAGTTCTTCGACAAGCAGGACGAGATCGTCGTCCGCGAGCCGCAGCTGACGTTCTACCTTGCCGACGGCGAGCGGCGCGCACACGTCTCGGGGGCGGAGGGCCGGCTGGTGCTCGACGGCCGCGAGCTGCGAGCGCTCACCCTCCGCGGGGGCGTCACCGTACGGCTCGACGACCTCGAGCTCGAGACCGGCGAGGCGACCTACGACCGCGCTCGCGACCTCATCACCTCCCCGGGGCCCGTGCGGATGCACGGACGCACCCTCGACGTCAGCGGACGCGGCATGGAAATCGACGTCGCGCCGCAGCACGTGCGCCTGCTGGAGGACGTGCACACCACCGTGCGGAGCGATGCGGCACCTTCCTGAAGCGCTCGCCGCGGCCGTTCTGGCCGCGTGCGCCATCGACCACGTGTGGGCCGCGACCCCCGACGAGCCGTCGGGCGGGGGGCTGTTCGACCTCGGCAGCGTCACCAATCGCAAGGAGCCGATCACGGTGGATGCCGACGCCCTCGAGTACGACTACAAGAACAACGTGGTGGTGTACCGCGGCGACGTCCAGGCGGCCCAGGGACAGGTGAAGCTCCGCAGCGACACCTTGACGGTCACCTTCGAGAGCGCGAAGGACGGCACCCAGCCGAAGACCGCCGATCCTCCGCTGCCCGATCCCGCTTCGAAGGGAGGCCAGCGGGTGCACGAGGTCGTCGCGGTAGGCCACGTGCGCATCGACCAGGGCACGCGCTGGGCGACGGGAGGCAAGGCGGTCTTCGAGCAGACCGCGCGCACCCTGGTGCTCACCGAGAACCCGATCCTGCACGAGGGCCCCAACGCGGTCGCGGGCGACCGGGTCGTGGTCTACCTCGACGAGAACCGGAGCGTGGTCGAGGGCGGCCGCAAGCGCGTGAAGGCGGTACTCTACCCGAACAAGGACGGAACGCTC carries:
- the kdsB gene encoding 3-deoxy-manno-octulosonate cytidylyltransferase translates to MDARAVAVIPARYQSSRLPGKALALIGGRPMICHVAERTRRARGLGRVIVATDDPRIRDAVLPTGVEVAMTRPDHPTGTDRLAEVAARLEADVVLNVQGDLPFVEPAMVERLVARLATDAALPMVTLAMPIRDEAEWRSPHVVKVVADVDGRALYFSRSPIPHDRDGARSAGEPFGLRHVGMYAFRRDVLLRLAALRPSPLERREQLEQLRALEHGVAIGLVEWQQAEPLIEVDTQADLERARAMVDGGGR
- a CDS encoding lipid A biosynthesis acyltransferase; the encoded protein is MARRSLWRRLRRATRGPRNALLARAIHVGGRVIGGLPTFLGLGIGRALGSAAYLVLAGPRRLALEHLGIAFPDLDAGGRRRLARSTFRHAGESFAELALWPRLAERPEYVVVEGAATLDAALGAGKGCIAVAGHVGNWEVLAAAIAHRGYPLTVVARRVHEERFHHLIARFRIGAGIETLLREDPRFWHALRDALRRGRIVALLIDQDTRGAGVFVPFFGRPAHTPPGAALLALRARAPVITAFIQRRPGGGHLVRMAAVPLGEGNGRGRVTELTACFTAAIEAQIRRAPAEWVWWHERWRQQPA
- a CDS encoding CTP synthase is translated as MTKQNGSKTKFIFVTGGVVSSLGKGVASASMGALLEARGLKVTLVKMDPYINVDPGTMSPFQHGEVFVTDDGAETDLDLGHYERYVSTRMGRRNNLTTGQVYDTVISKERRGDYLGGTVQVIPHITDEIKRRLREAAEGANVCICEVGGTVGDIESLPFIEAIRQFGWEVGRQNALYVHLTLVPFISTAGELKTKPTQHSVKELTGLGIQPDLLLCRAAQPLEKKVKAKIALFCNVDESSVISAPDAPTIYELPLLFHADGLDERIVEKLNIFTGSPNLARWRRIVAAIKNPKDTVRIAMVGKYVDLTDSYKSLNEALAHGGIANECRVEVTYVDSEKIEQDGLPESVRDADAILVPMGFGPRGTEGKITAVRWAREQKIPFLGICFGMQMAVIEFARHVCGLERANSTEVDPTTPHPVIDLMTTQRGLTQKGGTMRLGAYPCDLLEGSLARKVYNRRKVSERHRHRYEFNNACRERLEAGGLVLSGLSPDGGLVEMIELRDHPWFIGSQFHPELKSRPMDCHPLFKGFIRAALQHRAQRREAPLLGGLKVVKR
- a CDS encoding 3-deoxy-8-phosphooctulonate synthase, translated to MATRRVRAGTVEIGGGAPLALIAGPCVIESREAALRHAERLADVAARAGLPLVYKSSFDKANRTSLASFRGVGLDEGLAILAEVRRTTGLPVLTDVHEEAQITAVAAVVDVLQTPAFLCRQTDFIVAVAAAGRPVNLKKGQFLSPWEMEQVVAKARSTGNHDLLVCERGFTFGYNNLVADFRALPVLAETGCPVVFDATHSVQQPGGLGTASGGDRRFVAPLARAAVAAGVDAVFMEVHEDPGRALSDGATSVALAQLPALLAELAAIDRAVRAVRARHQ
- the lptC gene encoding LPS export ABC transporter periplasmic protein LptC — its product is MRRTRLRAGLLVVVAAALAGIGYEVSRTVGAHRARTLADLGSDFLPTVAQHIRSFRRIKVEKGRTLWEITARDAQFFDKQDEIVVREPQLTFYLADGERRAHVSGAEGRLVLDGRELRALTLRGGVTVRLDDLELETGEATYDRARDLITSPGPVRMHGRTLDVSGRGMEIDVAPQHVRLLEDVHTTVRSDAAPS
- a CDS encoding KpsF/GutQ family sugar-phosphate isomerase, giving the protein MTGERLDRARRVLDVEAHALTAVRDRLDARFTRALDLLLACRGKVIVTGVGKSGIVCRKIAATLASTGTPAFFLHAGEGGHGDVGTLVRGDVLLAVSNSGESEEVLRLLPVARRFGIPLVAISGDPDSTLARQADVALDVSVPVEACPLGLAPTASTTAAMALGDALALALLEERGFSAEDFALLHPGGALGRRLTRVEDLMHRGDAVPLVAEDTAFKETLVEITSKRLGVTGVLGAAGELCGVITDGDLRRALERTDDPRGLRARDLMTASPKTIAGTALAAEAVAIMERLAITSLFILADGSRRPAGVIHLHDLLRAGIV
- a CDS encoding GNAT family N-acetyltransferase, coding for MESAAKETAVLRAGGPGDAEFVADLARTAFSAYGEYDRVLPHWLGTRGVATVVAEKEGAPAGFAMVGMRPGLYLGRADAELLALAVAMNARRRGIGRALVREAIAIAERWRVRGIRLHTAETNRVAQRLFAAEGFLAEASREGFYPNGQGAVAMRRPVDRRRRPRR